One genomic segment of Chloroflexota bacterium includes these proteins:
- a CDS encoding DMT family transporter has product MEKRNPVPIIKVTFAVIMWGASFIATKVALRDVSPVTVIWTRFLLGFLVIGAVVALRRDFVLPPKRDAAYFALLGFIGITFHQWLQATGLQTASASTTSWIVATTPIFMALLGWIFLREALGWVHILGIGLATLGVLLVITKGDFSMLGFERSGMPGTLYILLSAPNWAVFSLLSRRGLERYPAARMMLYVMGFGWLFSSVMLFSGPGLTEIASLTIDGWMGILFLGVFCSGVAYIFWYDGLQSASMSQVGALIYLEPLVTVIVAALMIDERILPVAMLGGLAILIGVYLVDHAAKHALPQGEHI; this is encoded by the coding sequence GTGGAAAAACGAAATCCCGTTCCAATTATCAAAGTTACCTTTGCGGTAATTATGTGGGGCGCGTCATTTATTGCCACGAAAGTCGCTTTGCGCGACGTTTCGCCGGTAACAGTTATTTGGACGCGTTTTCTACTCGGGTTTTTGGTCATTGGCGCGGTAGTGGCCTTGCGCCGGGATTTCGTTCTGCCGCCAAAGCGGGATGCTGCCTATTTTGCGTTACTAGGCTTTATCGGGATTACTTTTCATCAATGGTTGCAGGCCACCGGACTTCAAACCGCCTCGGCATCTACCACATCTTGGATTGTCGCGACCACCCCGATTTTTATGGCGCTATTGGGGTGGATATTCTTGCGCGAGGCTCTGGGGTGGGTGCATATTTTGGGCATTGGGCTGGCAACCCTGGGTGTGTTGCTGGTAATTACCAAAGGCGACTTTTCCATGCTGGGGTTTGAGCGCAGCGGAATGCCGGGCACCCTGTATATTCTACTGAGCGCCCCCAATTGGGCTGTGTTCTCGTTGCTTTCGCGGCGCGGCCTGGAGCGTTATCCGGCGGCGCGCATGATGCTGTATGTGATGGGCTTTGGCTGGCTGTTCAGTTCGGTGATGCTTTTCTCCGGGCCGGGACTCACCGAAATTGCATCGCTCACCATTGATGGCTGGATGGGCATCCTGTTCCTGGGTGTGTTCTGCTCCGGGGTGGCCTACATTTTTTGGTATGACGGTCTTCAATCCGCTTCGATGTCACAGGTCGGCGCGTTAATCTATTTGGAACCGCTGGTCACAGTGATTGTCGCCGCGCTGATGATAGATGAACGGATTTTGCCGGTGGCGATGCTGGGTGGCCTGGCAATTTTGATCGGCGTCTATCTGGTGGATCATGCGGCCAAACACGCGTTGCCGCAAGGAGAACACATCTGA
- a CDS encoding molybdopterin-dependent oxidoreductase, with the protein MTAVGKSVKRLDVQDKVAGSALYPGDLSRPGQAYMKILFAGRPHARIRAIDTRKAEALEGVIAVFTAKDVPVNEYGLIESDQPVLCGPGSPKLFTDRVRFIGDQVALVVAESEAIAAHARDLIQVDFEDLPVVTDAVKAMQDEATWLHPERESNIMVHYRIRKGDVENGFSKADVIIEGEYHTPVQEHAFLQPEAGLAYIDEAGRVTVEVAGQWIHEEREQIAHALGIPEEQVRVIHPAIGGAFGGREDMSVQIVLALAVWRLHQRGINRAVKIVWSREESMIGHHKRHEYIIRTRWGASKEGKILAADVEVIANGGAYIYTSGKVLGNATLMCTGPYEIPNVKVDSYAVYTNNIPGGAFRGFGGPQGAFAAESQMNKLAEALGIDPVELRRRNVVHEGSLLSVNSPLPKGVSMPEVVERCAQEAGWEDRKPSLVTGLTSTVRGRGFACGFKNVGFSFGAPENSWATVELYGDATIERVIIRHAAAEVGQGTHSAIIQMTAEAVGVPFAMVELISADSVETDNSGSVSASRMTFMAGNAVKGAAERALEKWQAEERPAISRYQYRPPATTPYHPETGECDPNFAYGYVAQAVELELDTETGQIRLLDVISTNDVGKAINPQQVVGQIEGAVVQAAGYVVLEDFVQKDGYTLTPHLSTYLIPGVLDIPDNVNSVVVEYADPIGPFGARGMGEMPYIPLAPAITAALHDATGVWFDDFPLTPERVLKGLGKI; encoded by the coding sequence ATGACTGCCGTTGGAAAATCTGTTAAACGATTGGATGTGCAAGATAAAGTTGCTGGCTCGGCATTATATCCCGGCGATCTCAGCCGCCCCGGCCAGGCCTATATGAAAATTCTCTTCGCCGGACGTCCCCATGCGCGCATCCGCGCCATCGATACGCGTAAGGCCGAGGCGCTGGAGGGTGTGATTGCAGTTTTCACCGCCAAAGATGTGCCTGTCAACGAGTATGGCCTGATTGAATCCGACCAGCCGGTGCTCTGTGGCCCAGGTTCGCCAAAACTTTTTACAGACCGTGTGCGTTTTATTGGCGACCAGGTTGCTTTGGTAGTTGCCGAGAGTGAAGCTATCGCTGCGCATGCTCGCGACTTAATTCAGGTTGACTTCGAAGATTTGCCCGTCGTCACCGATGCCGTCAAAGCCATGCAGGACGAAGCAACATGGCTGCACCCTGAACGCGAAAGCAATATTATGGTGCATTACCGTATTCGTAAGGGAGATGTTGAAAATGGATTCTCAAAGGCGGATGTCATCATCGAGGGGGAGTATCACACTCCGGTGCAGGAACACGCCTTTCTCCAGCCCGAGGCCGGTTTGGCCTATATCGATGAGGCCGGACGTGTCACGGTAGAAGTCGCCGGGCAGTGGATTCACGAGGAGCGCGAGCAAATTGCCCACGCCCTCGGCATCCCCGAAGAGCAGGTGCGCGTCATCCACCCGGCCATCGGCGGCGCATTTGGCGGGCGTGAAGATATGTCTGTGCAGATTGTGCTGGCGCTGGCGGTTTGGCGTTTGCACCAACGCGGCATCAATCGGGCGGTAAAAATCGTTTGGAGCCGCGAAGAATCGATGATCGGGCATCACAAACGCCACGAGTACATCATTCGCACGCGTTGGGGCGCCAGTAAAGAGGGTAAGATTTTGGCCGCAGATGTTGAAGTGATTGCCAATGGTGGGGCATATATTTACACCAGCGGCAAGGTGCTCGGTAATGCCACCCTGATGTGTACCGGACCCTATGAAATTCCCAACGTCAAAGTTGATTCGTATGCTGTTTACACTAACAATATTCCCGGTGGGGCTTTCCGCGGTTTTGGCGGCCCGCAAGGCGCTTTTGCCGCCGAATCGCAGATGAACAAACTTGCTGAAGCTCTGGGGATAGACCCGGTTGAGCTACGCCGCCGCAATGTGGTCCATGAAGGCTCGCTGCTCTCGGTCAATTCGCCGCTGCCAAAGGGTGTCTCCATGCCCGAAGTGGTGGAGAGATGCGCTCAAGAAGCTGGCTGGGAGGACCGTAAACCATCCCTCGTCACCGGTCTTACGTCCACCGTTCGCGGTCGCGGTTTCGCTTGTGGCTTCAAAAATGTTGGTTTTTCCTTCGGCGCGCCGGAGAATTCCTGGGCAACCGTGGAACTCTATGGCGATGCGACGATTGAGCGCGTAATTATACGCCATGCCGCCGCTGAGGTTGGACAGGGAACCCATTCGGCGATCATTCAAATGACCGCTGAAGCTGTCGGCGTGCCCTTTGCGATGGTTGAACTCATTTCTGCCGACTCTGTCGAAACCGATAACTCCGGCAGCGTTTCAGCCTCGCGTATGACCTTTATGGCGGGCAATGCCGTCAAGGGAGCCGCGGAACGCGCCCTCGAAAAATGGCAGGCCGAAGAGCGTCCGGCCATCTCGCGTTATCAATATCGTCCTCCGGCGACTACGCCCTATCACCCCGAAACTGGCGAATGCGACCCCAATTTTGCCTATGGCTATGTAGCCCAGGCCGTGGAACTCGAACTCGATACCGAAACCGGCCAAATCCGTCTTTTGGATGTGATCTCAACCAATGATGTGGGTAAGGCGATCAATCCCCAGCAGGTTGTTGGGCAGATTGAAGGCGCGGTTGTGCAGGCCGCCGGATATGTTGTGCTCGAAGATTTTGTTCAGAAAGATGGCTATACCCTCACCCCGCATCTTTCCACCTATCTTATTCCTGGTGTACTCGATATTCCCGATAATGTCAATTCGGTTGTTGTCGAATATGCCGACCCCATCGGTCCGTTTGGCGCGCGCGGCATGGGCGAAATGCCCTATATCCCCCTGGCGCCTGCCATCACTGCCGCTCTTCACGATGCTACTGGCGTCTGGTTCGACGACTTCCCCCTCACCCCGGAGCGCGTCCTTAAGGGTTTGGGAAAAATTTAG
- a CDS encoding alpha/beta hydrolase, whose protein sequence is MSFPYFTETLTLDAAARATLPGEFVQLSAGFTHYELSGPADAPLVVLVHGFSVPYFIWQPTFEFLTQSGYRVLRYDLYGRGYSDRPRTCYDLDLFDRQLLELIDALELRTPFRLIGLSMGGVIAANFLRRHKECLSKLILVDPAGFPMPRTWYFNLILLPGMGELFFGLLGDGMLLKSMASDFYDPQQIEHFNARYRPQMRYQGFKRALLSTLRAEMLTNQSAVYRAVGQMDTPVQLIWGKQDTTVPYKFSADLMQMIPRAVFHTIEDAGHIPHYERPEEVNPLMIEFLQSCHS, encoded by the coding sequence ATGTCCTTTCCCTACTTTACCGAAACCCTCACTCTCGATGCCGCCGCCCGCGCCACGCTCCCCGGCGAATTCGTTCAACTCTCCGCTGGTTTCACGCATTACGAGTTGAGCGGCCCTGCCGACGCCCCCTTAGTCGTGCTGGTGCATGGTTTCTCCGTGCCGTACTTCATCTGGCAGCCCACTTTCGAATTTCTCACTCAATCGGGTTATCGCGTTTTGCGTTATGACCTTTACGGGCGGGGATATTCCGACCGGCCGCGCACGTGCTACGATCTGGATTTGTTCGACCGACAGTTATTGGAACTGATCGACGCGCTGGAACTTCGGACTCCTTTCAGGTTGATCGGCCTCTCCATGGGAGGCGTCATCGCTGCTAATTTTTTGCGCCGTCACAAAGAATGCCTCTCGAAGTTGATTCTGGTAGACCCGGCAGGATTCCCTATGCCGCGCACATGGTATTTCAACCTGATCTTGCTCCCTGGCATGGGTGAACTTTTCTTTGGCTTGCTTGGGGACGGGATGCTGCTCAAAAGCATGGCCAGCGATTTTTACGACCCGCAGCAGATAGAACACTTTAATGCCCGCTATCGTCCACAGATGCGCTATCAGGGCTTCAAACGTGCATTGCTCTCCACCTTGCGCGCCGAGATGCTCACAAACCAGAGTGCTGTCTACCGTGCCGTTGGGCAGATGGATACCCCTGTGCAACTCATCTGGGGTAAGCAAGATACCACTGTGCCTTATAAATTCAGCGCCGACCTGATGCAGATGATTCCCCGCGCCGTGTTTCATACCATCGAAGATGCCGGGCATATCCCGCATTACGAACGACCGGAGGAAGTCAACCCGTTGATGATTGAGTTTTTGCAATCATGCCATTCATAA
- the gcvT gene encoding glycine cleavage system aminomethyltransferase GcvT: MSDFLFRGTIADLDPKLADLTEIEAERQYRKLILIPSESTSPMAVREALSTAFHNIYAEGYPSEHTRWQTEDEIFDYDNRLAEDRRYSDPRYYKGVEYANVVEALARRRCAEAFAATAEGVDADDVYVNVQALSGGPANNAVYHALVQPGDTVMGMDLLFGGHLSHGSRVNRSGKYYNIVSYSIDPETEQINYDNVEAIALEHKPKMIIAGVSSYPWQIDWKRFREIADKVGAYLLTDIAHVAGLVAAGVYPSPVGIADVVSSTTHKTLNGPRGAILMTTDPVIARKLDRAVFPGEQGGPHVNVFAAMALAFKIAQTDQFKELQTQVVANCKAFTDRLAERGFTIPFGGTNTHLMNLDTKSIKGAGGATLSGDLAARLLDLAGITTNRNTIPGDRSALRPSGVRMGMPWVTQRGFKEKESIALADAIADILLAATPYYQGKALRAKVDFEAFQNAKLKVRELSTLAGIDFEPGSAGYPHFYYLDDEYSGDVVAFDLGGERVRQFLHTVMASDVDSLGVGEAHFTRFTAPGGEILATLRCLESKLYRLSVPGEKAALTAAWLRDLSDGYVKFDDDLLRKVQGPVWVRHSTQQADELPVAGVEIPDSGKPWFIGVTSGAGDPLPEFKWEEKEGPIRRTSIYDLHVELGGRMVPFAGWEMPVRYGSVMEEHMAVREAAGIFDAAHMGVYQAEGPEAAAFLDSVCGNDVTSLGVGQSLYTHFLTPDAEVIDDLLIYRRADEVYLVVVNASNDDKDWAWLNAVREGKVKIDNARPWALAFGRGVNLRNLRDPKEGADMRVDIPLQGPRSRDILLAMGVSDADRKKIMKLKRTELCDAVVGGIDLIVSRTGYTGEKMAFELFVHPDKAQELFRKLLEIGKPFGLVPVGLGARDSLRTEAGLPLYGHEMAGDLGNGVAEGGFGSYVKTYKPWFIGRDSFLAREAKRKGIVVRFRFDEQRVRMAHPGDPVVDDKGRVIGTVTSCAADSEGYLLGQAFVDMKFAKMDTKIFIYQGAPDKASKSPAELSAGDRVTLPGAATVLRRFPK; encoded by the coding sequence ATGTCCGACTTTCTCTTCCGCGGTACCATTGCCGATTTAGACCCCAAACTTGCTGATTTAACCGAAATTGAAGCCGAGCGCCAATATCGCAAGCTAATTTTGATCCCTAGCGAAAGTACTTCGCCGATGGCTGTGCGCGAAGCCCTCTCGACAGCCTTCCACAATATTTACGCCGAAGGCTATCCCTCCGAGCACACCCGCTGGCAAACCGAAGACGAAATCTTCGATTATGACAACCGTCTCGCTGAAGATCGCCGCTATTCCGATCCGCGCTACTACAAAGGCGTGGAATACGCCAACGTGGTCGAAGCGCTGGCGCGCCGCCGCTGTGCCGAAGCCTTCGCCGCTACTGCCGAAGGTGTTGATGCCGATGATGTCTACGTTAACGTGCAGGCGCTCTCTGGCGGCCCGGCCAATAACGCCGTGTATCACGCCCTCGTGCAGCCCGGCGATACCGTCATGGGCATGGATTTGCTCTTCGGCGGTCACCTGTCGCACGGTTCGCGTGTCAACCGTTCGGGCAAATACTATAATATTGTCTCCTATTCGATTGACCCTGAAACTGAGCAAATCAATTACGATAACGTTGAAGCCATCGCCCTCGAGCACAAGCCCAAGATGATTATTGCCGGGGTCTCATCTTACCCCTGGCAGATTGACTGGAAACGCTTCCGCGAAATCGCCGACAAAGTTGGCGCATACCTGCTTACCGACATTGCCCACGTCGCTGGGCTGGTGGCCGCGGGTGTCTACCCCTCCCCGGTGGGCATCGCCGATGTGGTCTCATCCACCACGCACAAGACCCTCAACGGGCCGCGCGGCGCCATCCTGATGACCACTGACCCCGTCATCGCCCGCAAACTCGACCGCGCCGTCTTTCCTGGTGAGCAAGGCGGGCCGCATGTTAATGTTTTCGCGGCCATGGCGCTGGCCTTCAAGATTGCTCAAACGGATCAATTTAAAGAGTTACAAACCCAGGTCGTGGCGAACTGCAAAGCCTTCACCGACCGCCTTGCTGAGCGCGGCTTCACAATCCCCTTTGGCGGCACCAATACGCACCTGATGAATCTCGATACCAAATCCATCAAGGGCGCGGGTGGTGCCACCCTCAGCGGTGATCTGGCGGCTCGCCTACTCGATCTGGCGGGCATTACCACCAATCGCAACACCATCCCTGGCGACCGCTCGGCGCTGCGTCCTTCGGGCGTGCGCATGGGTATGCCCTGGGTCACGCAGCGCGGCTTCAAGGAAAAAGAATCCATCGCCCTGGCCGATGCCATAGCCGATATTCTTTTGGCAGCCACGCCTTATTATCAGGGCAAGGCGCTGCGTGCCAAAGTTGATTTCGAAGCTTTCCAGAACGCCAAACTCAAAGTGCGTGAGCTTTCCACGCTGGCCGGGATTGACTTTGAACCCGGTTCGGCTGGGTATCCGCATTTTTATTATTTGGATGATGAATATTCTGGCGACGTGGTGGCCTTCGATTTGGGCGGGGAACGCGTCCGGCAGTTTTTACACACCGTCATGGCGAGTGACGTGGACTCGCTCGGTGTGGGTGAGGCGCACTTCACGCGCTTTACTGCCCCCGGCGGCGAGATTCTCGCCACCCTGCGCTGCCTGGAATCGAAACTCTATCGCCTGAGCGTACCGGGCGAAAAGGCCGCTCTCACCGCCGCGTGGCTGCGCGATCTTTCGGATGGCTATGTCAAGTTTGATGACGACCTGCTGCGCAAAGTGCAGGGTCCGGTTTGGGTACGGCACTCCACCCAGCAGGCAGATGAACTTCCTGTCGCGGGTGTAGAAATCCCTGACAGTGGCAAACCTTGGTTTATCGGCGTCACCTCCGGGGCTGGCGATCCTTTACCCGAATTCAAATGGGAAGAGAAAGAAGGCCCGATCCGCCGCACTTCGATTTATGATTTGCACGTTGAATTGGGCGGGCGTATGGTTCCGTTTGCCGGGTGGGAAATGCCCGTGCGCTACGGCTCGGTGATGGAAGAGCACATGGCCGTGCGTGAAGCCGCCGGGATTTTCGACGCCGCCCACATGGGCGTGTATCAGGCCGAAGGCCCCGAAGCAGCGGCCTTTTTAGACAGCGTGTGTGGCAACGATGTCACTTCGTTGGGCGTGGGCCAATCGCTGTATACGCATTTCCTGACCCCCGATGCCGAAGTGATCGACGATCTGCTGATCTATCGCCGCGCAGATGAAGTCTATCTGGTGGTGGTCAACGCCTCCAATGACGATAAAGACTGGGCCTGGCTCAACGCTGTGCGGGAGGGCAAAGTGAAAATTGACAACGCCCGCCCGTGGGCGCTGGCCTTTGGCCGCGGCGTGAACTTGCGCAACCTGCGCGACCCCAAGGAAGGCGCAGATATGCGTGTAGACATTCCTCTACAAGGCCCGCGCTCGCGCGACATTCTGCTGGCAATGGGCGTGAGCGATGCCGACCGCAAGAAAATTATGAAACTCAAGCGCACCGAGTTGTGTGATGCCGTAGTCGGAGGGATTGATTTAATCGTCTCTCGCACCGGTTACACCGGCGAAAAGATGGCCTTTGAATTGTTTGTACATCCCGACAAAGCCCAGGAACTCTTTAGAAAACTACTCGAAATTGGCAAGCCTTTTGGCCTGGTTCCGGTTGGTTTGGGTGCGCGCGATTCGCTGCGCACGGAAGCTGGTCTGCCGCTTTACGGCCACGAAATGGCTGGCGATTTAGGCAACGGTGTCGCCGAAGGCGGTTTTGGTTCTTATGTGAAGACCTATAAGCCATGGTTCATCGGGCGTGATTCTTTCCTGGCTCGTGAAGCCAAACGCAAGGGTATTGTGGTGCGCTTCCGCTTCGATGAGCAGCGCGTGCGCATGGCGCATCCCGGCGATCCGGTGGTAGATGACAAAGGGCGCGTGATTGGCACGGTCACAAGCTGCGCCGCGGATAGCGAAGGTTATTTGCTCGGTCAGGCTTTTGTGGATATGAAGTTCGCCAAGATGGATACGAAAATTTTCATCTATCAGGGTGCTCCGGACAAAGCCAGTAAATCGCCTGCTGAGTTGAGTGCGGGTGACCGCGTAACATTACCCGGCGCGGCAACGGTTTTGCGCCGCTTCCCGAAATAA
- a CDS encoding PLP-dependent aminotransferase family protein, which yields MQTLWEKKFSNQAQRMKSSVIREILKHSSAPNVISFAGGLPAPEVFPLEAFKEATQLIFEEAGAVSLQYSITEGFVPLRQMIADYSEQFGIQADLANIQITTGSQQALDFLGRLFISPGDKIVVESPTYLGALQAWDSYGVEYLTVPMDEQGMRTDLLEDVLKQDPKFIYVVPNFQNPSGVTMSLERRQHLVELADRYGVPIVEDDPYGKLRYRGEPISPVMVVDRKYRRITGKEYTGNVIYLSTFSKLLAPGIRVAWMIADKPVIAKIVQAKQAADLHTSSINQMVAYEVARDGFLDEYNKVIRETYAERLDVMLAALEEHFPPGVSWTRPEGGMFLWVVLPKGLDATELLPKAVELRVAFVPGGPFHPDGVGANTMRLNFSNASPENIHIGIARLGKLLEAELA from the coding sequence ATGCAAACACTCTGGGAGAAAAAGTTCTCAAATCAGGCGCAGCGAATGAAAAGTTCGGTTATTCGCGAAATCCTCAAACACTCCAGCGCGCCGAATGTAATTTCGTTTGCCGGTGGATTACCCGCCCCAGAAGTCTTCCCGCTAGAAGCGTTTAAAGAAGCCACCCAACTGATTTTTGAAGAAGCGGGCGCAGTATCTTTGCAGTATAGTATTACCGAGGGCTTTGTCCCCTTGCGCCAAATGATCGCCGACTATTCTGAGCAATTTGGCATTCAGGCCGACCTTGCTAATATTCAGATCACAACTGGTTCGCAGCAGGCGCTCGATTTTTTGGGACGTTTATTCATTAGCCCTGGCGATAAAATTGTGGTCGAATCGCCCACTTATTTGGGCGCGCTGCAAGCTTGGGATTCCTACGGGGTGGAGTATCTCACCGTGCCAATGGATGAGCAAGGCATGCGTACCGATTTGCTTGAAGATGTGCTGAAACAAGATCCTAAATTTATCTATGTGGTGCCAAATTTCCAAAACCCCAGCGGTGTGACCATGTCGCTGGAGCGACGCCAACATCTCGTCGAGTTGGCCGACCGCTACGGCGTGCCGATTGTCGAAGATGATCCCTATGGTAAGTTGCGCTATCGAGGGGAGCCGATTTCCCCGGTGATGGTTGTAGATCGAAAATATCGCCGCATCACCGGTAAGGAATACACCGGCAATGTGATTTATCTGAGTACGTTCTCCAAACTGTTGGCCCCAGGCATTCGCGTAGCTTGGATGATAGCCGATAAGCCGGTCATTGCCAAAATTGTGCAAGCCAAGCAAGCCGCCGATCTACATACCTCCTCCATTAATCAGATGGTGGCCTATGAAGTGGCTCGGGATGGTTTTTTGGACGAATATAATAAGGTGATTCGTGAAACCTATGCGGAACGCCTGGATGTGATGCTGGCAGCCCTTGAGGAACATTTCCCGCCGGGGGTGAGCTGGACTCGGCCCGAAGGTGGTATGTTCCTTTGGGTGGTGCTACCCAAAGGGCTGGATGCTACTGAATTGCTGCCAAAGGCAGTTGAGTTACGGGTAGCCTTTGTTCCCGGAGGCCCCTTCCACCCCGATGGGGTCGGCGCAAATACCATGCGCCTGAACTTCTCTAATGCTTCCCCCGAAAATATTCATATCGGCATCGCCCGCCTTGGCAAGCTGCTTGAAGCTGAATTGGCATAA
- a CDS encoding FKBP-type peptidyl-prolyl cis-trans isomerase: MTQTTSGLQYEDTVSGTGPAAQTGDKVQVHYTGWLENGTKFDSSVDRNEPFEFPLGAGMVIQGWDEGVAGMQVGGTRKLVIPPELGYGARGAGGVIPPNATLIFEVELLVINP, encoded by the coding sequence ATGACACAAACCACATCGGGGTTACAATATGAAGACACTGTCTCCGGCACTGGCCCGGCGGCACAAACTGGCGATAAGGTACAGGTTCACTACACCGGATGGCTGGAAAATGGCACCAAATTTGATTCGTCCGTGGACCGCAATGAGCCTTTTGAATTCCCGCTAGGCGCGGGCATGGTGATTCAGGGATGGGATGAGGGGGTTGCGGGGATGCAGGTTGGCGGCACAAGAAAGCTGGTGATTCCCCCAGAGTTAGGCTATGGCGCCCGCGGGGCTGGAGGGGTGATTCCACCTAATGCAACGCTGATTTTCGAGGTGGAGTTGCTGGTGATCAACCCCTAA
- a CDS encoding NAD-dependent malic enzyme has protein sequence MTWENKLMRTVRCRNLQTRGTLANLLTAIADEGGVVGAIQLIKESSRAVVRDITIYADDEKQLASILAIMAENPGTRILEVRDDVLELHRQGKIAIRSRYTIDDLYTMRRVYTPGVAEVCLKIAKDSELARTYTAISHLVAIVTDGTAILGLGDIGPVAGMPVMEGKAMLMESLVGLSGVPILLNTKDTDEIVDTIANIAPTFAAIQLEDISAPRCFEIETQLQARLNIPVMHDDQHGTAVVTIAALTNACRQSNMDIKQAVVGQIGLGAAGLATCKMLMSHTGSPVLGADLSLNALTRLEALGGKPSTLAEIMAQADIVIATTGAPGLIKPEMVRAGQIILALSNPSPEIAPDAALAAGAAFAADGTSVNNVLGFPGILRGAVDAQVPYISQKMYLAAAKTIADLANGDELVPNPLDKNVHQAVARAVVEQAIQEGLCKAEFVTYMED, from the coding sequence ATGACCTGGGAAAATAAACTTATGCGTACAGTGCGTTGTCGCAATCTTCAAACTCGCGGCACTCTGGCGAACCTGCTAACAGCCATCGCCGATGAGGGTGGAGTTGTTGGTGCAATTCAACTGATTAAAGAAAGCTCGCGAGCCGTTGTGCGCGATATAACAATTTACGCAGATGACGAAAAACAACTGGCGAGCATTTTAGCTATTATGGCAGAAAATCCCGGCACACGTATTCTGGAAGTACGCGATGATGTGCTGGAACTCCACCGGCAGGGGAAAATTGCCATCCGCAGCCGCTACACCATAGACGATCTGTACACCATGCGGAGAGTTTACACCCCCGGTGTGGCCGAAGTCTGCCTGAAGATTGCCAAAGATTCCGAACTGGCGCGCACCTACACAGCGATCAGCCATCTGGTGGCGATTGTTACCGATGGAACGGCGATCCTGGGGCTGGGTGATATTGGCCCCGTGGCCGGGATGCCGGTGATGGAGGGCAAAGCCATGCTGATGGAGTCCTTGGTTGGCCTATCAGGCGTCCCCATCTTGCTCAATACCAAAGATACAGATGAAATTGTAGATACGATAGCCAATATCGCCCCCACCTTTGCCGCCATCCAACTCGAAGATATTTCCGCGCCGCGCTGTTTCGAGATCGAAACTCAACTGCAAGCGCGGCTCAACATCCCGGTGATGCACGACGATCAACATGGCACCGCTGTGGTGACAATTGCCGCGCTGACAAACGCCTGCCGCCAATCCAATATGGATATCAAGCAGGCTGTGGTCGGCCAGATTGGGCTAGGAGCTGCCGGTTTGGCAACTTGCAAAATGCTGATGAGTCATACTGGCAGCCCTGTGCTCGGAGCAGACCTGTCGCTCAACGCGCTAACCCGCCTGGAAGCGTTGGGCGGAAAACCATCCACCCTGGCAGAGATTATGGCGCAGGCCGATATTGTGATTGCCACAACCGGCGCACCGGGCCTGATTAAGCCGGAAATGGTGCGCGCCGGGCAGATCATTCTGGCGCTCTCCAACCCCAGCCCCGAGATCGCCCCCGATGCCGCGCTTGCAGCAGGCGCGGCCTTCGCGGCCGATGGCACTTCTGTCAATAATGTACTGGGTTTTCCTGGGATTCTGCGAGGCGCGGTAGATGCCCAAGTTCCCTATATTAGCCAGAAAATGTATCTCGCCGCGGCAAAAACGATTGCTGATCTGGCAAATGGTGATGAACTGGTACCCAATCCTCTGGACAAAAATGTTCATCAAGCTGTGGCGCGTGCTGTTGTAGAACAAGCCATTCAGGAAGGCCTTTGCAAAGCTGAATTTGTTACCTATATGGAGGATTAA